The following coding sequences lie in one Gemmatimonadota bacterium genomic window:
- a CDS encoding OmpA family protein encodes MNIRQNRLAVAVLLLAGCATKSQTGAVIGAGGGAVVGGAIGKATGSTARGAIIGAVVGGAAGALIGAKMDRQAKELEQNIKGAKIERVGEGIQVTFDSGLLYDFDSDVVKADARTNLRELALSLDKFPDSDLQIIGHTDAQGSDSYNQALSERRARSAASYLTSQGVANSRIITRGLGESEPVASNDTDAGRMANRRVEVAIYANAAARAAAKASAN; translated from the coding sequence ATGAACATCAGACAGAACCGGCTCGCCGTGGCCGTGCTCCTTCTCGCCGGCTGCGCCACCAAGTCCCAGACCGGAGCGGTCATCGGGGCGGGTGGCGGCGCAGTGGTCGGCGGCGCGATTGGCAAGGCCACCGGCTCGACTGCCCGGGGTGCCATCATCGGCGCAGTGGTGGGCGGTGCCGCCGGGGCCCTGATCGGCGCCAAGATGGACCGGCAGGCGAAGGAACTCGAGCAGAACATCAAGGGCGCCAAGATCGAGCGCGTCGGCGAAGGGATCCAGGTCACCTTCGACAGCGGCTTGCTCTATGACTTCGACTCGGATGTCGTCAAGGCGGATGCCCGCACGAATCTCCGTGAGCTCGCGCTCTCACTCGACAAGTTCCCCGATTCCGACCTGCAGATCATCGGGCATACCGACGCGCAGGGGAGCGATAGCTATAACCAAGCCCTCTCCGAGCGTCGCGCACGTTCGGCGGCGAGTTACCTGACTTCACAGGGCGTGGCGAATTCGCGGATCATCACCCGCGGCCTGGGCGAGTCCGAGCCGGTTGCCTCGAACGACACCGACGCAGGCCGGATGGCCAACCGTCGGGTCGAGGTAGCGATCTACGCCAATGCGGCGGCGCGGGCCGCAGCGAAGGCAAGCGCCAACTAA
- a CDS encoding cyanophycinase, whose translation MSPARVPAGEQRGWIVPIGGAEAKEGNPLILERFVQLCGGRDAQIGVIPTASQLSDTGARYEALFRDLGASDVVVMDFDTRRDCEEAGRLADLARCDGIFLTGGNQLRLSTLLGGTSVSRLLRTLNASGANIAGTSAGAAFLSEHMIAFGAEGASPQARGVTLAPGLGLTNRVIIDQHFRQRDRLGRLLSALAYNPFAIGLGLDEDTAAFIGPDETVEVEGSGSVTVLDCGGLKFSSMDRVQENEPVSLLGIQLHILTRGAQFNLHTREAAAGSLATSKS comes from the coding sequence GTGAGCCCGGCCCGGGTGCCCGCCGGCGAACAGCGCGGCTGGATCGTGCCGATCGGCGGTGCCGAGGCGAAGGAAGGCAATCCGCTGATCCTCGAACGCTTCGTGCAGCTCTGCGGTGGGCGCGATGCTCAGATCGGCGTGATCCCGACGGCATCGCAACTCTCCGACACTGGCGCGCGCTATGAAGCGCTCTTCCGAGATCTCGGCGCATCGGATGTGGTGGTGATGGATTTCGATACCCGCCGCGACTGCGAAGAGGCCGGTCGGCTCGCCGATCTCGCGCGCTGCGACGGCATCTTCCTCACCGGTGGCAACCAGCTCCGGCTCTCGACCCTGCTCGGCGGGACGTCGGTTTCGCGGCTGCTGCGTACCTTGAACGCCAGTGGCGCGAACATCGCCGGGACATCGGCAGGAGCCGCGTTTCTCTCCGAGCACATGATCGCATTCGGAGCCGAAGGTGCGTCACCGCAGGCGCGTGGCGTGACACTCGCGCCGGGGCTGGGCCTGACCAATCGCGTGATCATCGATCAGCACTTCCGTCAGCGCGACCGGCTTGGTCGGCTGCTGAGTGCGCTCGCATACAACCCCTTCGCGATCGGCCTCGGGCTCGACGAAGACACCGCCGCCTTCATCGGGCCGGATGAGACCGTGGAAGTCGAGGGAAGCGGCTCCGTGACGGTGCTGGATTGTGGTGGCCTGAAGTTTTCCTCGATGGATCGCGTCCAGGAAAACGAGCCGGTCTCGCTGCTCGGCATCCAGTTGCATATCCTCACCCGCGGCGCCCAGTTCAATCTGCACACGCGCGAAGCTGCCGCCGGATCGCTGGCCACCAGCAAGAGCTGA
- the iadA gene encoding beta-aspartyl-peptidase — MQLLLNADLYAPEAVGTRHLLIGAGRILWIGETQPSLPASLGVESRDLAGARLIPGLIDAHVHLTGGGGEAGPGTKVPPLGLSRFTRHGITSVVGLLGTDDATRHPAELVAAVHGLRAEGLSAWCWTAGYHVPPVTITGTVRGDIATIDCIIGLKSAISDHRSSQPTLDEFLRLASEAHVGGLMSGKAGVMHLHVGDGPRGLELIRQAIATSELPPRVFNPTHVNRRRALFEEAIALAHGGSRIDVTAFPVAPDEDAWDAATAVVRYLDSGAPLERLSVSSDGGGCLPVFGDDGRVVSMGIGEPGALAETLRVLLGRGVPLGVALAPFTSSPARLLRLSSKGHISTGMDADLVVLDPDGGIHDVMCGGTWHVLGGALQRAGNFEGVNL; from the coding sequence ATGCAACTCCTCCTCAATGCCGATCTCTATGCCCCCGAGGCGGTCGGAACCCGTCACCTCCTTATCGGCGCGGGCAGGATCCTCTGGATCGGTGAGACCCAGCCGTCGCTTCCGGCCTCCCTCGGCGTCGAAAGCCGCGACCTGGCCGGTGCCCGACTGATTCCGGGGCTCATCGACGCCCACGTCCACCTCACCGGTGGCGGTGGCGAAGCGGGGCCAGGGACCAAGGTCCCACCGCTGGGACTCTCCCGCTTCACCCGCCACGGTATCACCTCGGTCGTGGGATTGCTGGGCACCGACGACGCCACCCGCCACCCGGCCGAATTGGTCGCGGCGGTTCACGGTTTGCGCGCCGAGGGACTTTCGGCGTGGTGCTGGACGGCCGGGTACCACGTGCCGCCGGTCACCATCACTGGCACCGTGCGCGGCGACATTGCGACGATCGATTGCATTATCGGCCTCAAGAGTGCCATCAGCGATCATCGCTCGAGTCAGCCCACGCTCGACGAGTTCCTGCGGCTCGCAAGCGAAGCGCACGTTGGCGGGCTGATGTCGGGGAAGGCCGGCGTGATGCACCTGCACGTCGGCGACGGCCCGCGCGGCCTCGAGCTCATCCGTCAGGCGATCGCGACCAGTGAGCTGCCACCGCGAGTCTTCAATCCGACCCACGTGAATCGCCGCCGCGCACTCTTCGAGGAAGCAATTGCTCTCGCGCACGGCGGATCTCGCATCGATGTCACCGCTTTCCCGGTCGCCCCCGACGAAGACGCCTGGGATGCCGCGACCGCAGTGGTCCGCTACCTCGACAGCGGCGCACCACTCGAGCGACTTTCGGTGAGTTCCGACGGTGGTGGATGTCTGCCGGTCTTCGGCGACGATGGTCGGGTCGTCTCGATGGGAATCGGTGAGCCGGGCGCGCTGGCCGAGACGCTGCGTGTCCTGCTGGGGCGTGGGGTGCCGCTCGGCGTGGCGCTGGCACCGTTCACGAGTTCTCCCGCGAGGTTGTTGCGCCTTTCCTCCAAGGGGCATATTTCGACAGGAATGGATGCCGATCTGGTGGTGCTCGACCCTGACGGAGGAATACACGACGTGATGTGTGGTGGAACCTGGCACGTCCTTGGCGGCGCGCTGCAGCGGGCCGGAAACTTCGAGGGCGTCAACCTGTGA
- a CDS encoding HDOD domain-containing protein has translation MDIFVARQPIFDRGRRVVAYELLFRSGLQNSFGNTDPTVASLSMVGTTLMGFGLDALLGDRRGFFNASRRLLVEEQWRSLPVESAVIEVLEWVSPDEEVIAACAALKAAGYQLALDDFVASPEYEALVEYADIIKIDFLATPVAERAELVQRFKPRGIVMLAEKVETYEDFAMALDAGYDLFQGYFFCKPEMMKGKDLAPFKGNMARLIAEMNRPELDFPRLEELIQQEVSLSVKLLRFLRSASFGWRHEVTSINQALRILGEKAARKWASLVVLTMIGDDKPMELVTTSLVRAQFCEEVGARLPNVDRRGDFFLVGLLSTIDALLDRPLPELLQEMSLSEDVREALRGEATALGECLAMVTAYDQGDFSRAESLAAERGLDSEELPAAYTKSIAWVDEIFASL, from the coding sequence ATGGATATTTTCGTCGCCAGGCAGCCCATCTTCGACCGCGGCCGTCGCGTGGTTGCCTACGAGTTGCTCTTCCGGTCCGGCCTCCAGAATTCCTTCGGAAACACCGACCCCACGGTCGCCTCCCTCTCGATGGTGGGGACGACCCTGATGGGGTTCGGCCTCGATGCTCTCCTCGGCGACCGGCGCGGCTTCTTCAATGCCTCGCGCAGACTGCTGGTGGAGGAGCAGTGGCGTTCATTGCCAGTCGAGAGCGCCGTCATCGAGGTGCTCGAGTGGGTCAGCCCGGATGAAGAAGTCATCGCCGCCTGCGCTGCCCTCAAGGCGGCGGGGTACCAGCTCGCCCTCGATGACTTCGTCGCCTCGCCAGAGTATGAAGCGCTGGTAGAGTACGCCGACATCATCAAGATCGACTTCCTCGCGACACCGGTGGCGGAACGCGCCGAACTGGTGCAGCGCTTCAAGCCGCGCGGAATCGTGATGCTCGCGGAGAAGGTCGAGACCTACGAAGATTTCGCGATGGCACTCGATGCCGGCTACGATCTCTTCCAGGGCTACTTCTTCTGCAAGCCGGAGATGATGAAGGGGAAGGATCTCGCGCCGTTCAAGGGGAACATGGCGCGCCTGATCGCGGAGATGAACCGGCCGGAGCTCGACTTTCCGCGACTCGAGGAACTGATCCAGCAGGAAGTCTCACTGTCGGTAAAGTTGCTGCGCTTCCTCCGCTCGGCGAGCTTCGGCTGGCGCCACGAGGTCACCAGCATCAACCAGGCGTTGCGGATTCTGGGCGAGAAAGCGGCGCGAAAGTGGGCCTCGCTCGTGGTGCTCACGATGATCGGCGACGACAAGCCGATGGAACTGGTGACCACGTCGCTGGTGCGAGCCCAGTTCTGCGAAGAAGTCGGTGCGCGACTGCCGAACGTCGACCGACGCGGCGACTTCTTCCTGGTCGGGCTCCTCTCGACCATCGACGCCCTGCTCGATCGGCCGCTGCCGGAGTTGCTGCAGGAGATGTCACTGAGCGAGGATGTCCGCGAAGCGCTGCGGGGTGAGGCCACGGCGCTGGGCGAGTGCCTCGCGATGGTCACCGCCTACGATCAGGGTGATTTCTCGCGGGCTGAATCGCTCGCCGCCGAACGCGGGCTCGATTCCGAGGAACTCCCGGCGGCATACACCAAGTCGATCGCCTGGGTCGACGAGATCTTCGCTTCGCTCTAA
- a CDS encoding amino acid permease: protein MTASATGILPRRLGTLAATGTIVGIMVGSGIFRIPSSVAGHLGSPGLFMLVWVVGGLLALAGALVVGEFTAMFPVPGGHYIQLREGTGEMSAFVFAWTTVFLLRPVALGALGLVFAAYLGTLIPVTAPHERLVAMSLIVVVSAVNYRSVAASGVIATLLSAAKVLALGAMVIGIFLVVPTSASSNTVAAAPSTLHGFGLALVTVMWTFSGWGSSTSIAGEVRNAERVMPRVLFGGVSFVVLLFLAINAAYLHALPMAEIAASKTVAADAATRAFGNVGGSLIALLVVVATFGSMHATMLSAPRMLFALGRDTPALRRLAAVHPEFETPGIAVAVTCVLGVVYLTTNTFEELAGAYVLGSWPFYVLTAVGLFRLRRLRPDLPRPFRTPGYPIVPGLFLTAALVMVINGVWADPVQALKGSALILSGVPVFWLMRPECRPWGRPAR from the coding sequence ATGACCGCGTCCGCCACCGGCATCCTGCCTCGACGACTCGGCACCCTCGCGGCAACCGGCACGATCGTCGGCATCATGGTCGGGAGCGGCATCTTCAGGATTCCCTCGTCGGTCGCGGGTCACCTCGGTTCACCCGGGCTCTTCATGCTGGTCTGGGTCGTCGGCGGCCTGCTCGCCCTCGCGGGCGCGCTGGTGGTGGGTGAGTTCACAGCGATGTTCCCAGTCCCCGGCGGACACTACATCCAGCTCCGCGAAGGCACCGGCGAAATGTCGGCCTTCGTCTTTGCCTGGACCACGGTCTTTCTGCTGCGGCCCGTCGCACTCGGCGCGCTCGGGCTCGTCTTCGCTGCCTACCTCGGCACCCTGATTCCGGTGACCGCGCCGCACGAACGGCTTGTGGCAATGTCTTTGATTGTGGTCGTGAGCGCGGTCAACTACCGCTCCGTGGCGGCGAGCGGCGTGATCGCGACTCTCCTCAGCGCGGCCAAGGTCCTGGCGCTCGGGGCGATGGTCATCGGCATCTTCCTCGTGGTGCCCACCTCGGCCTCGAGCAACACGGTGGCAGCTGCGCCCTCGACGCTGCACGGCTTCGGGCTCGCGCTCGTGACAGTGATGTGGACCTTTTCCGGCTGGGGCTCATCCACCTCCATCGCCGGTGAAGTGCGCAATGCCGAGCGAGTGATGCCCCGGGTGCTCTTTGGCGGTGTCAGCTTCGTCGTGCTGCTCTTCCTCGCGATCAACGCGGCATACCTGCACGCGCTCCCGATGGCCGAGATCGCCGCGTCGAAGACGGTGGCCGCTGATGCGGCGACGCGCGCCTTCGGGAATGTGGGTGGCTCGCTGATCGCCCTCCTCGTGGTGGTGGCGACCTTCGGATCAATGCACGCCACGATGTTGAGTGCGCCGCGAATGCTCTTCGCCCTGGGTCGTGACACGCCCGCGTTGCGACGCCTCGCGGCGGTTCACCCGGAATTCGAAACCCCGGGCATCGCGGTCGCGGTGACCTGCGTGCTCGGCGTGGTCTACCTCACCACCAACACCTTCGAGGAACTGGCCGGTGCGTACGTTCTGGGATCGTGGCCGTTCTATGTGCTGACTGCGGTCGGGCTCTTCCGGCTCCGTCGCCTCCGCCCCGACTTGCCGCGCCCGTTCCGCACCCCGGGTTACCCGATCGTGCCGGGGCTCTTCCTCACTGCCGCGCTGGTGATGGTAATCAACGGTGTCTGGGCCGACCCGGTCCAGGCGCTCAAGGGCTCGGCCCTGATCCTGAGCGGCGTGCCGGTGTTCTGGCTGATGCGCCCCGAATGCCGCCCGTGGGGTCGCCCGGCGCGCTGA
- the cphA gene encoding cyanophycin synthetase: MKILDRAVYVGPSLYAHFPVIRLRLDLGALEAWPTSRLGAPFIDRLLEALPGLREHGCSYGEPGGFVRRLTEDEGTWLGHVLEHVAIELQNVAGIKVTFGKTRGAGVDGVYDVVYEYEQRDEGLEAGELALRFLLSLLPDACRPANAVPADWDFATERDAYIRFAQRRALGPSTGSLVHAAEARDIPWMRLNSFSLVQLGLGKYQQRIQATVTGRTSHIAVELASDKEETNKLLGALGLPVPRQELVQSADEAARAARRVGFPVVVKPYNGNHGRGIAIHLTTDEQVRAAFAVAQEISRSVIVESFVTGDDHRLLVVDGVLVAATKRTPGHVVGDGHSSVAELVKEVNRDPRRGIGHEKVLTRLELDAQAEQMLAKLDFTSASIPAAGQVVPLRSTANLSTGGTATDVTDIIHPDNAEMAVRAIKAVGLDVGGVDFLTSDISESYKSHGGGICEVNAAPGFRMHSAPSEGRPRDVAGPVIEMLFPKGTPSVVPIAAVTGTNGKTTTARMLAHICQMAGYTPGLTTTDGVYVNGQRTVEGDMTGPTSTRMVLSDPSIDIAVLEVARGGLLRAGMGTRYVDVGAVLNVREDHLGLKGIDTIEQLADVKRVVVEVARDTAVLNADDPLVLKMAAYTESKHLCYVTTNPAHELVREHIRAGGRACALEAGVNGEMITLYDHGAHIPLLWTHLIPATLEGRALHNVQNAMFAAVMAFSLGIKLDSIRQGLRTFDTSFFQAPGRMNVYSDHPFRVIMDYGHNAHAVGAMVDLARRLDVKGKRIVVVAAPGDRRDEDIRAIATAVAGAFDQYICRRDDSLRGRDGDEIPRMLARTLVAAGVPAERITEIPDEQLAIDHALRSAKVGDLVLIFADSLQRSWDQVTGFRADGSEPAARTTGEFPVVPLPLRREERIPLEGATLIRDERGVRLARESDD, from the coding sequence ATGAAGATTCTCGATCGCGCGGTCTACGTCGGCCCCTCGCTCTATGCGCACTTCCCGGTCATCCGGCTCCGACTCGACCTCGGTGCACTCGAGGCGTGGCCGACGAGCCGGCTTGGCGCACCATTCATCGACCGGTTGCTCGAAGCGCTTCCCGGCCTCCGCGAACACGGCTGCAGCTATGGCGAGCCGGGCGGCTTCGTCCGTCGCCTCACCGAGGATGAAGGGACCTGGCTCGGGCACGTGCTCGAGCACGTCGCCATCGAACTGCAGAATGTCGCCGGGATCAAGGTCACCTTCGGGAAGACGCGTGGTGCCGGGGTCGATGGCGTCTACGACGTCGTCTACGAATACGAACAGCGCGATGAAGGTCTCGAGGCGGGCGAACTCGCCCTTCGCTTCCTGCTCTCGCTTCTTCCCGATGCCTGTCGGCCCGCGAATGCCGTTCCCGCAGACTGGGACTTCGCCACCGAGCGCGACGCCTACATCCGTTTTGCCCAGCGCCGCGCGCTCGGGCCCAGCACCGGCTCGCTCGTGCACGCGGCCGAAGCGCGCGACATCCCGTGGATGCGCCTGAATTCGTTCTCGCTGGTGCAGCTCGGGCTCGGCAAGTATCAGCAACGGATTCAGGCCACGGTGACTGGGCGCACTTCACACATCGCCGTCGAACTCGCCAGCGACAAGGAAGAGACGAACAAGCTCCTCGGTGCGCTCGGCCTTCCGGTGCCGAGGCAGGAGCTGGTCCAGAGTGCCGATGAGGCGGCTCGCGCGGCACGCCGCGTCGGATTTCCGGTGGTGGTGAAGCCGTACAACGGCAACCACGGCCGCGGCATCGCCATTCACCTCACCACCGATGAGCAGGTCCGGGCGGCCTTCGCAGTGGCGCAGGAGATCTCGCGATCGGTCATCGTCGAGAGCTTCGTCACCGGCGATGACCACCGGTTGCTGGTGGTCGATGGTGTGCTGGTCGCTGCGACCAAGCGGACGCCGGGGCACGTGGTGGGGGATGGCCACTCGAGCGTGGCCGAACTGGTGAAGGAAGTGAATCGCGATCCGCGGCGCGGCATCGGTCACGAAAAGGTGCTGACGCGGCTGGAACTCGACGCCCAGGCCGAGCAGATGCTCGCGAAGCTCGATTTCACCTCGGCGAGTATCCCTGCGGCGGGTCAGGTAGTGCCGCTTCGCTCAACCGCGAACCTGTCGACCGGCGGTACCGCGACTGATGTTACGGATATCATCCACCCCGACAACGCCGAGATGGCGGTCCGGGCGATCAAGGCCGTCGGTCTCGATGTCGGCGGCGTGGACTTCCTGACGTCCGACATCAGCGAGAGCTACAAGTCCCATGGCGGCGGCATCTGCGAAGTGAACGCCGCACCGGGGTTCCGGATGCATTCGGCGCCGAGCGAGGGGCGACCGCGTGACGTGGCGGGTCCCGTCATCGAGATGCTCTTTCCGAAGGGGACGCCGAGCGTGGTGCCGATCGCCGCGGTGACGGGCACCAACGGCAAGACCACGACAGCGCGAATGCTCGCGCACATCTGCCAGATGGCCGGCTACACCCCCGGGCTCACGACCACTGACGGCGTCTATGTCAACGGTCAGCGTACCGTCGAGGGCGACATGACCGGCCCGACCTCGACGCGCATGGTACTCAGCGACCCGAGCATCGATATCGCCGTGCTCGAAGTGGCGCGCGGCGGCCTGTTGCGGGCAGGAATGGGCACGCGCTATGTCGACGTCGGCGCCGTGCTCAACGTGCGCGAGGACCACCTCGGACTCAAGGGGATCGATACCATCGAGCAACTCGCTGACGTCAAGCGCGTCGTGGTCGAAGTGGCTCGCGATACCGCGGTACTCAACGCCGATGATCCACTCGTGCTCAAGATGGCCGCCTATACCGAGTCGAAGCATCTCTGCTACGTGACCACCAATCCGGCGCACGAGCTCGTGCGCGAGCATATCCGCGCTGGCGGTCGCGCCTGCGCCCTGGAGGCCGGGGTCAACGGCGAGATGATCACGCTCTACGATCACGGAGCGCACATTCCTCTGCTCTGGACTCACCTGATCCCGGCCACGCTCGAGGGGCGCGCGTTGCACAACGTGCAGAACGCGATGTTCGCCGCGGTGATGGCCTTCTCGCTCGGGATCAAGCTCGACAGCATCCGGCAGGGGCTGCGGACCTTCGATACCTCGTTCTTCCAGGCGCCGGGGCGGATGAATGTCTACTCCGACCATCCGTTCCGGGTGATCATGGACTATGGCCACAACGCACACGCGGTTGGCGCGATGGTGGACCTGGCGCGTCGACTCGACGTCAAGGGGAAGCGCATTGTGGTGGTGGCCGCACCCGGCGATCGTCGTGATGAGGACATTCGCGCTATCGCCACGGCGGTCGCCGGTGCGTTCGATCAATACATCTGCCGTCGCGATGACTCGCTGCGTGGACGCGATGGTGATGAAATCCCGCGGATGCTTGCGCGGACGCTCGTCGCCGCCGGGGTGCCCGCCGAGCGCATCACCGAGATTCCCGACGAGCAGCTCGCCATCGATCACGCCCTCCGATCGGCCAAGGTCGGCGACCTGGTGCTGATCTTCGCGGACTCGTTGCAGCGTTCGTGGGATCAGGTGACCGGCTTCCGCGCCGATGGCAGCGAACCCGCCGCGCGCACCACCGGTGAATTCCCGGTGGTCCCGCTTCCGCTGCGCCGCGAGGAGCGCATCCCGCTCGAAGGGGCAACGTTGATTCGCGATGAACGCGGGGTGCGACTCGCACGAGAGAGCGACGACTGA
- a CDS encoding Mur ligase family protein, which translates to MDSPLSDTPDFSDSRRLFGPSLWLDLPGVVLEGTAPPDAAATIASAWEQTVRRLLQALGWPVPHLVAEQRAGHLMLAFTAPGDRLLTATEVNEWAWADAVRRAGFAPLPPLLSPGDLPRDEAGAIAQLAAMAEAEILAPSNDLAIVAHADRHVALVTGSNGKTTTTRLIAAMMTAHGWRTGWCCTDGVFIAGEAVEVGDWSGPAGAQRVIADPAVQGAVLETARGGILRRGLGVLGVDVAVVTNIEADHFGEYGITSLADLATVKLVAAKGLRRDGVLVLNGDDPTLLDSALPTEHAAVWFSPSGAAVTTRTHQVAAWRDGDRLLLDDASGRHDLGAITAMPLTVGGSASYNVANALAASLAASRLGVAPATIAEVLRTFGVRPADNAGRLGRYRFDGIEVLLDYAHNPTGLAGLLAVARSQAPARLLLLLGQAGNRGDDAIAALARAAWDARPDRIIIKELEGYRRGRDVGEVPALIHDELRRLGAAEDQLVTVLDEVDAVVEALRWARVGDLLVLPVHGLDARARVIALLEARVSG; encoded by the coding sequence GTGGATTCTCCGCTCTCCGACACACCGGATTTCAGCGACTCGCGACGACTCTTCGGCCCCAGTCTCTGGCTCGACCTGCCGGGTGTCGTGCTCGAAGGGACCGCGCCACCCGACGCGGCGGCCACGATTGCATCTGCCTGGGAGCAGACGGTTCGCCGACTGCTCCAGGCCCTGGGCTGGCCGGTGCCGCATCTGGTGGCCGAGCAGCGTGCCGGGCACCTGATGCTCGCCTTTACGGCCCCCGGTGACCGGCTCCTCACCGCTACCGAGGTCAACGAGTGGGCGTGGGCGGATGCGGTGCGTCGCGCGGGGTTTGCACCGCTGCCCCCGCTCCTCTCGCCTGGTGATTTGCCGCGTGACGAAGCGGGCGCCATCGCCCAGCTCGCCGCAATGGCGGAGGCCGAGATCCTCGCTCCCAGCAACGATCTCGCGATCGTCGCGCACGCCGATCGTCACGTGGCGCTCGTCACCGGATCCAACGGCAAGACCACGACGACTCGCCTCATCGCGGCGATGATGACGGCACACGGCTGGCGAACCGGCTGGTGCTGCACTGACGGCGTCTTCATCGCGGGCGAAGCGGTGGAGGTTGGTGACTGGTCGGGCCCGGCCGGAGCGCAACGCGTCATTGCCGACCCGGCCGTGCAGGGTGCCGTGCTCGAGACGGCGCGCGGTGGCATCCTGCGGCGCGGGCTCGGGGTGCTCGGCGTTGATGTGGCGGTGGTCACCAACATCGAAGCGGATCATTTCGGCGAGTACGGCATCACCTCGCTGGCCGATCTTGCCACGGTCAAACTCGTGGCGGCCAAGGGGCTCCGTCGCGATGGTGTGCTGGTGCTGAACGGCGATGACCCGACTCTGCTCGACAGCGCATTGCCAACCGAGCATGCCGCCGTCTGGTTTTCCCCGAGTGGAGCTGCGGTCACCACTCGCACCCACCAGGTCGCCGCGTGGCGCGATGGCGATCGACTGCTACTCGACGATGCCAGCGGCCGTCACGATCTCGGTGCGATCACCGCGATGCCACTCACCGTTGGAGGCAGTGCCAGCTATAACGTCGCCAACGCCCTTGCCGCGTCACTCGCCGCCAGCCGACTCGGCGTCGCACCGGCCACGATTGCCGAAGTGCTGCGCACCTTTGGTGTCCGGCCCGCGGACAATGCCGGCCGGCTGGGCAGGTACCGCTTCGATGGCATCGAAGTCCTGCTCGACTATGCCCACAACCCGACCGGGCTCGCAGGTCTCCTCGCCGTGGCACGATCGCAGGCCCCGGCGCGGCTGCTGCTGTTGCTGGGTCAGGCAGGCAACCGCGGCGACGACGCCATCGCGGCACTCGCCCGGGCGGCGTGGGACGCGCGGCCGGATCGGATCATCATCAAGGAGCTGGAAGGGTACCGTCGCGGGCGCGATGTCGGCGAGGTTCCCGCGCTGATCCACGACGAACTCCGCCGTCTCGGCGCCGCGGAGGATCAGCTGGTAACGGTGCTCGACGAAGTGGATGCGGTGGTGGAGGCGTTGCGGTGGGCCAGGGTCGGAGACCTGCTGGTGCTCCCCGTTCACGGCCTCGACGCGCGCGCCCGGGTCATCGCACTGCTCGAGGCGCGCGTCTCAGGTTAG